A single Phoenix dactylifera cultivar Barhee BC4 chromosome 1, palm_55x_up_171113_PBpolish2nd_filt_p, whole genome shotgun sequence DNA region contains:
- the LOC103719245 gene encoding octanoyltransferase LIP2, mitochondrial has protein sequence MKLQRSIEIWKMGIVNYLDALKLQERLFSDRKGGKILDTVLSLQHPPTYTLGKRRTYHNLLVPEADLKAMGAELHYTERGGDITFHGPRQAILYPIISLRDIGFGARKYVEGLESAMIELAALYGVKAHTGKVGETGVWVGDRKIGAIGVRISSGITSHGLAFNIDPDLSYFKHIVPCGISDKGVTSLRRETKMELPSDEVIHEQLIQCLARVFRFSDLQWKQDPLSLETSELK, from the coding sequence ATGAAACTTCAACGGAGCATTGAGATTTGGAAGATGGGAATTGTCAACTACTTGGATGCACTCAAGCTGCAGGAGAGACTTTTTTCAGATCGTAAAGGTGGTAAAATTCTAGACACCGTGTTGTCCCTTCAACATCCACCTACTTACACACTTGGAAAACGGAGAACATATCACAATTTGTTAGTGCCTGAGGCCGACCTCAAAGCCATGGGTGCTGAGTTGCACTACacggagagaggaggagacatAACCTTTCATGGCCCACGACAAGCTATCCTATATCCCATCATCTCTCTTAGGGATATTGGGTTTGGTGCACGGAAGTATGTTGAAGGCCTTGAATCGGCTATGATTGAACTTGCAGCTCTGTACGGTGTGAAAGCTCATACAGGGAAAGTAGGTGAAACTGGGGTATGGGTGGGAGACAGGAAGATTGGTGCCATTGGTGTTCGAATATCTTCAGGCATCACTTCTCATGGTTTGGCCTTCAATATAGATCCTGATCTAAGTTATTTTAAGCATATTGTGCCTTGTGGAATTTCAGATAAAGGGGTGACATCATTGAGAAGagagaccaagatggaacttccATCTGATGAAGTGATTCATGAGCAGCTAATACAGTGTTTAGCAAGAGTATTTCGTTTCAGTGACCTCCAATGGAAACAAGATCCATTGTCCTTGGAAACTAGTGAGCTTAAGTGA